A single genomic interval of Demequina sp. NBRC 110054 harbors:
- a CDS encoding DUF4397 domain-containing protein: MRKTLIAGAAAGALLAATAAPAMAVEDGKADLSVLHGIPDLTVDVYVDGALTLDDFEPSDLAGPLSLDPGTYSVAITASDAEDDSSPVLGPIDLPLEEGMSYTAVAHYDADGEPTATLFTNDISETAAGEGRLTVRHTAAAPEVDVWADGSVVFESLANPDEVMADLPAATYEAAVSLAGETDPVLGPVDVAIEDGVNTIVYAWGSASDDNLAVAVQTVDTHSSSPSGVPTGSQGLAADESGLPVAALAVALAALAAVGVTVRLAATRR; the protein is encoded by the coding sequence ATGCGTAAGACCCTGATCGCCGGCGCCGCCGCCGGCGCGCTGCTCGCCGCGACCGCGGCCCCCGCGATGGCCGTCGAGGACGGCAAGGCCGATCTGTCGGTGCTGCACGGCATCCCCGACCTCACGGTCGACGTCTACGTCGATGGCGCACTGACCCTCGACGACTTCGAGCCGAGCGACCTCGCCGGTCCGCTCAGCCTCGACCCGGGCACCTACTCCGTCGCGATCACCGCCTCGGATGCCGAGGACGACTCCTCGCCCGTGCTCGGGCCGATCGATCTCCCCCTCGAAGAGGGCATGAGCTACACGGCAGTCGCGCACTACGACGCCGACGGCGAGCCCACCGCGACGCTGTTCACGAATGACATCTCCGAGACCGCCGCGGGCGAGGGGCGACTCACAGTCCGCCACACCGCCGCGGCGCCCGAGGTGGACGTCTGGGCCGACGGCTCCGTGGTCTTCGAGAGCCTCGCCAACCCCGACGAGGTGATGGCCGATCTCCCCGCGGCGACCTACGAGGCCGCCGTCTCGCTCGCCGGCGAGACCGACCCCGTGCTCGGCCCGGTCGACGTCGCGATCGAGGACGGCGTCAACACGATCGTCTACGCCTGGGGCAGCGCCTCGGACGACAACCTCGCCGTCGCGGTCCAGACCGTCGACACGCACTCGTCGTCCCCGTCTGGCGTCCCGACCGGCTCGCAGGGCCTCGCCGCTGACGAGAGCGGCCTTCCGGTGGCCGCCCTCGCCGTGGCGCTCGCCGCGCTCGCGGCC